One Prunus dulcis chromosome 7, ALMONDv2, whole genome shotgun sequence DNA segment encodes these proteins:
- the LOC117634985 gene encoding probable lysophospholipase BODYGUARD 4: MSPQIFSENWRKPTTILISALSFVVFLILDFLDSLLCILYRYIDELFEGQASSCYCASKEEQVRNVGGHGEGELSETLYQRKNAFKEMGFLGFAKKSRKIGGGAVVNRWSDCGCESCLSWMNDCDQKLHFVVREPSQAITDQDCRGKPVENVIFLHGFLSSSSFWTETVFPNLSEHVNRNYRLFAIDLLGFGSSPKPRDCMYTLKDHLEMIEKSVICPFQLDSFHLVAHSMGCLIAIALAAKHSKLIKSITLVAPPYIPSKDGDSIRVLEKLAGRKLWPPFLFGTSFMSWYEHLGRCVCFLVCRNHRMWERIVKLLTRRRDLHFMIMDLTRHTHHSAWHTMHNVICGGAKLMDGYLQVLSKAGVKVVVIHGDKDNVVPLECSNNIQMVVPNAEVTIIKNADHSSVLLGRERDFTRRLERIWESIAC, translated from the exons ATGTCTCCTCAAATTTTCTCGGAAAATTGGAGAAAGCCGACAACAATTCTCATCTCTGCCTTGAGTTTCGTTGTCTTCCTCATCCTTGACTTTCTTGACAGCCTTCTCTGCATCCTGTATAGATATATTGATGAGCTCTTTGAAGGGCAGGCATCCTCTTGTTACTGTGCAAGCAAGGAAGAGCAGGTGAGGAATGTGGGTGGTCATGGAGAAGGTGAGCTTTCAGAGACTCTATATCAGAGGAAAAATGCTTTCAAGGAAATGGGTTTTCTTGGATTTGCCAAAAAATCCAGGAAAATTGGTGGTGGAGCAGTTGTCAATAGGTGGTCTGATTGTGGATGTGAGTCTTGTCTTTCATGGATGAATGATTGTGATCAGAAGCTTCACTTTGTTGTTAGGGAGCCCTCGCAAG CCATCACTGATCAGGATTGCAGAGGAAAGCCAGTCGAGAATGTGATATTCTTGCAtgggtttctttcttcttcctcattttGGACAGAAACAGTGTTTCCAAATCTTTCTGAACATGTGAACCGTAATTATAGATTGTTTGCTATCGACCTCTTGGGATTTGGAAGCAGCCCAAAGCCAAGGGACTGTATGTATACTTTGAAGGATCATTTGGAAATGATTGAGAAGTCTGTGATCTGTCCATTTCAGTTGGATTCTTTCCACTTGGTTGCACACTCCATGGGTTGTTTAATAGCAATTGCATTAGCTGCTAAGCactcaaaattaataaaatcaatcACTCTTGTAGCACCT CCTTACATCCCTTCTAAAGATGGAGATAGCATAAGAGTACTTGAAAAACTTGCCGGAAGGAAACTATGGCCACCGTTCCTGTTTGGAACATCATTTATGTCGTGGTACGAACACCTAGGTCGATGTGTCTGCTTTCTTGTATGCCGGAATCACAGGATGTGGGAGAGGATTGTGAAGCTACTCACTCGGAGAAG GGATCTTCATTTTATGATTATGGACTTGACTAGACACACCCATCACTCAGCTTGGCACACCATGCACAATGTGATATGTGGAGGAGCAAAGTTAATGGATGGTTACTTGCAAGTTTTGAGCAAAGCTGGGGTTAAAGTTGTTGTGATCCATGGTGATAAAGACAATGTTGTCCCTCTGGAGTGCAGCAACAACATTCAGATGGTAGTTCCTAATGCAGAGGTTACCATCATTAAAAATGCAGATCACAGTTCTGTGCTGCttggtagagagagagattttacTCGGCGTCTAGAGCGTATTTGGGAATCGATCGCTTGCTGA